From a region of the Synechococcus sp. RS9916 genome:
- the argB gene encoding acetylglutamate kinase, which produces MASDDTLRVSVLSEALPYIQRFAGRRIVVKYGGAAMVHAELREAVFRDLALLTSVGVQPVVVHGGGPEINTWLKRLEIPAEFRDGLRVTDPDTMDVVEMVLVGRVNKQIVNGLNKLGARAVGLSGSDGLLVEARPWGNGSHGLVGDVARVNPDVLEPLLEKGYVPVISSVAATRDGTAHNINADTVAGELAAALEAEKLILLTDTPGILRDRDDPESLIPQLRLSEARQLIEDGVVAGGMTPKTECCIRALAQGVAAAHILDGRVPHALLLEVFTDAGIGTMVMGRG; this is translated from the coding sequence ATGGCCAGCGACGACACCCTGAGAGTCTCCGTCCTCAGTGAAGCCCTGCCCTACATCCAGCGCTTCGCCGGGCGGCGGATCGTTGTCAAATACGGCGGGGCCGCCATGGTGCACGCCGAGTTGCGTGAAGCGGTCTTTCGCGACCTCGCCCTGCTGACCAGCGTGGGGGTTCAACCGGTGGTGGTCCACGGCGGGGGCCCTGAGATCAACACCTGGCTGAAACGTCTGGAGATTCCTGCCGAGTTTCGCGACGGACTCCGTGTCACCGATCCCGACACCATGGATGTGGTGGAGATGGTGCTGGTCGGCCGGGTCAACAAACAGATCGTCAACGGCTTGAACAAGCTGGGCGCCCGGGCCGTCGGCCTTAGCGGCAGCGACGGATTGCTAGTGGAAGCCCGCCCATGGGGCAATGGCAGCCATGGCCTCGTGGGCGACGTGGCCCGGGTCAACCCTGACGTGCTCGAACCACTACTGGAAAAGGGCTACGTGCCGGTGATTTCCAGTGTGGCGGCCACCCGTGATGGCACCGCCCACAACATCAATGCCGACACCGTGGCCGGAGAACTGGCGGCAGCGCTGGAGGCGGAGAAATTAATCCTGCTTACCGACACCCCTGGGATCCTGCGGGATCGCGACGATCCCGAGTCTCTGATCCCCCAACTGCGTCTGTCGGAAGCGCGCCAACTGATCGAAGACGGCGTCGTGGCGGGGGGCATGACTCCGAAAACCGAGTGCTGCATTCGGGCCCTGGCCCAGGGTGTGGCCGCGGCCCATATCCTCGACGGCCGTGTGCCCCACGCCCTGCTGCTGGAGGTGTTCACCGATGCAGGCATCGGCACGATGGTGATGGGTCGCGGTTGA